GCGAGACAAGCCTATTCAGACTGATATCTATAAAATTTTGATCTTTTTTTGATCTTTTATAGATCAGATCTAGAGCGATCGCTGTATGATTTAATCACCGTTTTTATCTAGAGGAGATTACTTAACCCGTTTTCCCCTTCAAACACAAAAAAGCCAGTGACTTCCACCTCACCAGCTTTCTTGTAAACCCGAAGGTTTTTAAATTTAATATCCGAAAATGGACAGATGTTGCTTTGAGAACGGCAATTTTGTTCGGTGCTTCTTTATATCTTAACGCAAGATATAAGTTTAGCAATAGTTTTTGCTGCGAATTTTTTTAATTTTTTGCAAAAACCAATAATTGATTATTGAACTGAATTCAAAAAGTCTGTCTGTTTTCTGATTGAAGTCGCTACAACCCTTACAATCAGGACAATCTACATGTTTTTAAATTTGCAACCCTTGCGGGAGCAGATCTTTGTTGAGATCTATCTTCGCAAGCTCATGGGAGGTCAAGACTAATGACCTCTTTAAATAATCAGTATTCTGCTCGTAAGTTTTCACCTACTAAGTCCAATAATCCCTGCCCCATCTGCGATGACATCAAGGGTAAGTGTCGAATTGCTTCGGATAATCAGGATTTTGTTTTGTGCATGACCCATCCCAGTGATGTTGGTCTGCCTAATTGGAAATATCTGGGTGAGACTAATGGCAGTTACTTTGCAGGTAAGTATGTCCGCAAACGTGCTGAATCTGAGTCGGATCGCCAAGAACGTCGAGATCGCAATTTAAGACTGCGGCTAGCGCAACAAACGGCGAAGCGCGATGGTCTAGCGAAGTTGCCTGATGCAGCTCAACGAGATCGCCTTTATCAAGGTTATTTACAAAAACTCGATTTAGATAGTTTAGATAAAGCTGATTTAGTTAGCCGTGGTTTGTCTGAGCTTGAGATTGAGTATTTAGGTACTAAATCAACTAATTCTGGCTATATTCTGCCCATTAAGAATCCATTGGGTCAGATTCTCGGTTTTCAAATCCGTTTACGTGATGCTGATTCTGGGCGCTATCGCTGGCATAAACCTTTTGGACTCTCAGCACAACAACAAAATGGTGAGTTACCTCTTGCTTTTCATGGTGATCTTCAGGTTGATTGTCAACGTGTGGTTTTAGTTGAGGGTACGGGTGTTAAGCCTTATCTTGCAGCTAAACTTCGTGGTTGTGTGGCAATCGGCGCTTCGGGTGGTCAGTTTGTGGCTAGTAAAGAAACTTTACAAAGTTACTTTGACGCGATTGGGGCTAAGCCTAAGTTAACAAGGTTGGAATATGCGATCGATGCGGGTGATATTGCCAACCCATCAGTAATGCGCCGCCATGAGAAAAATCTCGATTTTCTGACTGAGCTAGATTTTGCAGTTGATGTTCTCTGGTGGGGACAGTTTGCTAAAACTGATGATGATATTGATGAGTTGTCTGGTGATGCAGCGATTCAGCTTTTGACGGTGGAGCAGTTTTTCCAGATTGCTAATTACCAGCCTAAGCCCAAGTTTTCACCATTTCAATGGTTGAAAGACAAGCTTTTTCCAAAGAAGACTACCAAGGGTTTTACTAATAAGGTTGACAGATCGCCTCAATCAGTCTTCCCCCAATTTGAATATGAGTCGGGGGCAAGGTTGGCAACTTGGCGTGATTCATTACTAACTCACAAACATGTCCTTGATGCGTCGGCGACGGGTACGGGTAAAAGTTATGATGCGGGGCGCTTGCGTCCTGAAATGTTTGATGGTGTTGAAAGGATTATCTATATATCTAATGATTCGCGTAATGTCACCACGGCAACTTTGCAGGATTGGGCGATTCTGCCTGCTCGGCATAATGGTCTAGTTTCTAAGTCAGGTAAGTTACGTCGTGCTAAGGCGGGTGATGAGTTAATGACTATGGCGAATTGCTCTCGGACTGGAGCAATTTCGGCTTTACGCGATAAGGCGATTTCCGATACGAAGATAATTTGTGAGACTTGCCCTTTGCTTAATGCTTGCCGTGGCAGTTCGGGTGATGGTTTTGGCTTTCGTCATCAACGGGCGATCGCTTTTAATTCTAAGATTTTGCGTTCTCATCCTGCGAGTTTACCTAGTCCTAATGAGTTTGATTATTCAAAGACTTTACTCGTTTGGGAGGAGGTATCGGAGAGTTTAACGACGATGCGTCAGGTTTCGGTTGGTCGTGATGATGTGGATCGGGCGATCGCTGTGATTTCTCGCTCTAGTCTTGTCCATAAGCAGCAAATCATTGATGTTCTCAACAAGTTGCATGGGTTGCTGGGTGATAAGTCCTATCATGGTCTGGATTTTCATGGGATTAAGTCGGCAATTCCTGAGGTGATTGATACGGCTTTGCTGGCGGACTTGCTGAAGCCTGATCTTTCAATTCTTGATACGGTTGATGGGGTTGCGGATTCGGAGTTTGAAAATGTTAAGGGTCGGGATAAGCGGGAGTTAGCTAGGGTTAATTCTTTGCTGAAGCAGATGACGACTCTTAATAGTCATGAGATTGAGAAGAGGATTGACCATGAGGTGTTGAAGCAGTGGTTGGTGGAGTTTTTGGATATTCTTTCTGGGGTTATTTCTCATGGGGATTTGCATATTCAGTATGAGAGATTAACGGTTTCTCTTTTGGATGAACGCTTGCGGGATATTGCTCTTCGGTCGATGGCTAATCTTTATCTGGATGCGACGATTGATGTGAGGGATCTGGAGATGCGGCTTAATGCTTCTGTGCATAGGATTAAGCAATCGGGTGCGTTAGTGATGCCTGAGATTTTGCAGGTACATAATCTGGGGCGTTTGGGGTTGCAGCGGAGTGATGCTCAGTCGGCGAAGGTTGAGGCGATTATTAATCATCTTTTAAATCTTGATCCAACTACTAGGGTGATTGATTTTAAAAAGTTTGCTAAGTCGGATGCTCATGGTTTCTGGTTCCGTGATTCTCGTGGTTCTAATGATTTTAAGGATGCGAGGACTTTTGTGATTGTTGGTACTCCTTGTGCCAATATTGCGATGCTGCGTGCTGATTATGTGGCGATGTCAGGGTTACACCCAGTTGAGAAAGATCCTGCTTTTGCGGCGTTTGTCGATCGCCATATTTTGGCTACTGTCCAGCAGTGTTTTGGGCGGAAGGCGGGCGATCGCTTTCGGAATGGGGACAAGATTTATTTTTTGTCTGATTTTGATTTGGGTGATCTTCCTCATACGCTTATTAAGTCTGGGGATATCACTCCTGCTGCGATGTCTAATTTGGAGCTTTTGCAATTCAAGGTGGCTCAGGTGATTAGTTCTGTTACCGATGGTGGGTTTGATTTGCTCAATGCTTCTCAACGCCAGCTATGTCATTATTTTGATATTTCCCGTGGTGTTTTGCTGCATCATTGGGATTGGATCAATTCGTTATTAGATAACCTATATAACCAATTGATCCATTGTTTTAATGAAAATCTTATGACTCTTTCTGATTCTCAGGATCTAGCTATTGTTGACCTTTGGGTTGGTGCGACTGAGTTGTTTTTGAATGAAGATATACCGATAAAAGATACTTTGGCTGGCATTGTTGAGTTCTTTTCAGAACATATTCCAACCTATTTGTATAGTCATATTCTGGTAAGGCTTTCGGCTGATGCTCGTCAGAAGTTGTTCTCAACTCTGGCTCTCTTGGTGGTTAATGAGTAATTATTGCTGCTGAACTTTTCCAACTTACTGTTTTGTTCAGTAACTTACTGGTCAGTAACTGTTGAGCGATCGCAATTTCATCATCGGTGAGAAACTTGGATAGATGGCTGGCATAGGATGGTTTGGCTTGAGACTTGCTAAACCAACGGTTTAACAAAGCCGTAGAAATTTGCATGGGCGTAGTGATGCGTTCTACTTCTATTTCAACCTTTAAACCTCCTTTCTCAAAAGCCGATCGTAAATCATCAATATCCCAATTTGTCATCGGGTCATCAGGATTCGCATAGATTGCTTCTTCTGCTTGAATCCAGCGATCTCCAAATGCATCGGGTAAATCGAGCAATCGATAAATTCGCTGCGTGTGTTTGGGAATTGATTCATAGAGAGCGATTTTGCCATCAGGTTGTAGGAGATTTGCTAATTGTTGAATGCAAGCTAATTTGTCATGTTCGCGCATCAGAGCGTTATAGCCGATAATCGCTTCAAACTGCATAGAGGCGATCGCTTCAGGAAGTTTTGTTAAAGAACCATGCAGAACAATTGGGCGTAACAGTTCAGGTAAACTTGCTGCTTGTTCTTGCAGAGCGATCGCTTCTGATTCTTGATAGGTCAGCGCATACACGCCTCCTTCTGGAACCGAGCGCAATGCTTCCCATGTGAATAATCCTGTGGCAGCATTTAGATTTAGAACTACATGATGACGTTGTAGCGATAATTTAGAGAATAGGCGATCGCGTATTTTTGCTAATCTTTCCCCTGCCTGTCCGATGGTGCGTTGTAACCAGCGATCGCTTTTGGTATCAGTGGGACTAAAGGTAAGAATTTCAGGTAATTCTATAACTACACCACTTACCATTGCGGCCAATTGTGCCTCGCGGCGGCGTTCCACTTGTAACTTAATCTCTGCTTCTGCACCTTGATCCGATGGTTGATAGAATACCTGTCCTTGCAAACTGCTGGGTAAATATTGCTGCTCGATCCAATGGTCGCGATAGGCGTGGGGATAGAGATATCCAGCACCATGACCGAAGCCTTTTTTATCGCGATTGCCATCTTTGAGAGGATTGGGAACATCGGATTGACGTTCCTGCTCAACGGCGGCGATCGCATCGAAGAAGCCCATCAGACTATTGGATTTGGGAGCATTGGCAAGATAGAGCGTGGCTTGGGCTAAATGATAGCGTCCTTCAGGTAAGCCAATGCGGTCAAAAGCTTCTGCACAAGCATTCACGACTACCACGGCTTGCGGGTCGGCAAGTCCGATATCTTCGCTCGCTAAAATCAGTAATCGGCGCAAAATAAAACGCGGATCTTCTCCTACATAGATCATTTTGGCTAACCAATAGAGGGCAGCATCAGGATCGGAGCCGCGCACGCTTTTGATAAAGGCGCTAATCGTATCGAAGTGAGCATCGCCTTCTTTGTCGTAGAGAACGGCTCTTTGTTGAATGGATTCTTCGGCTACGGCTAAAGTAATAGTGATCGCCCCATTCTCATCGGGTTCTGTTGTTTCGACTGCTAGTTCCAAGGCATTCAGCAATGACCTTGCATCACCGTTGGCGACATTGGCTAAATGGGCGATCGCTTCTTCGGTAACATTTACTTTGAGGTTGCCGTAACCTCTCTGGCGATCGCTAAGTGCTTGCTCTAATACGCACCGTAAATCCGCTTCGGTTAAGGGCTTTAATTGGAATAATCGTGATCGGCTGACTAGGGCTTTATTGACTTCAAAGAAAGGATTTTCGGTAGTTGCACCGATGAGAATGATTGTGCCATTTTCTACCCAAGGCAGTAAGGCATCCTGTTGGGATTTGTTGAAGCGATGCACTTCATCGACAAAGAGAATCGTGCGTTGATTGTGATACCCGCGTTGAGTTTGGGCGGTTTCGATCGCTTCTCTGATTTCTTTTACGCCTGCGAGGACGGCATTGATGGCGATGAAGTGGGCATTGGTGGTGTTGGCGATAATCCTTGCTAGGGTGGTTTTGCCTGTGCCGGGGGGACCATAAAAGATGAGGGATGATAGGCGATCTGCTTGGATGGCGCGGCGGAGTAGTCTTCCTTGTCCGAGGATATGTTCTTGACCGATGAATTCATTGAGGTGGCGCGGACGTAAGCGATCGGCGAGGGGCGCTTCTGATGCGGTGATTTGTTGGCGATGGTTCTCGAATAGGTTCATGTTTGCTGGGCGATCGCGCTTTTTAAAAGATATTTGGATAATATTTGGATAACGACTTGTTAGGAATTGAGAGCTAGAGATTAGAATTATTGTATTGAAAATTTACTCAAAGTATTCACTATGCAAACATTAGCTGTTACTGAAGCTATCACGACGATCGCTGAAGCAGAGGGCAAATTTGGCTTGAGTCGTAGTGAATCAAAGGATTTTTTTACGGAATGGTATGACCAGTTACCAGAGATCGATTCTAGCGATCGCGCCAATTTAGAGATTCTCTGGCGACGTTATATTTATCATAGCTCTGGTGGACATTTGCTAGAAAGTACGGTGATGCTCTTACTGGTTTCGCCATTGCTCACGATCGCTGGTTTATATGATCCTCCTTTTCGGATTAAGGCGGAGGAGTCGATTGCGATCAATGTTTCTGATAGTGAAGAAACTCTACAGGGGCGAATTGATGTTTTGGTATTGCGCGATCGCTTGTGGATTATTGTTTTAGAGTCAAAGAAAAAGATGCTTTCGGTTTGGTCTGCTTTACCGCAAACTTTGGCTTATTTGATGGCTAGTCCGAATGAAGATCTTTCGACTTTTGCGATGTTGACGAATGGTGATAATATTGTGTTTGTGAAGCTAGAGGCTAAGCAATATGCGATGTCTCAGGTTTTGGCTCCTTTGGTTAATCGGGGTGAGTTAGAGGTTGCATGGCAAGTTTTACGCAAGATTGCAGAAATAGAAGTTTGATAGCGATCGCTCTTGTTGCTCCATCCGAGATCGCTGAAAACATATCAATCTTGTTTTAACGAAGGTAATCGACGAGCCGAGGAGATCGCTTATTGATATTTTAATTGATAGGCGATCGCTTTTTATTTAAATATTGACTGTATATCTACCTAATACTAATTGTAATTATCAAAATTACTGTTGTTGTAACTAGTAAAAGTCCATAAAATATATAAATTGACGGTGCGAATAAAGCTTTGACGATAGGAATTTGTGTCTCACCTCTTGAAGGGTAAAGTGGATAAACTAATCCATCTGGAATTGATTGACTTTTAAAGCTATTTTTTATTAATTCTTGATTATTTAAATATTCTGTAAGGACAGAAGCTTTTTTCATGCAGAAATACTGAACCCTCCAATACAAAGCTTCTAAAAACCAGAAGCTAATAATCACAATGTAACTAACCAGTATAACTGGATATAACTTGATTGAGAAAGACCATCCTATAATGGCTGTCCAAATTCCAATTGCAGCAGTTTTTATTTGGATAAGATTAGATGTAAGATTTGCAATTTTTTTCTCTAATTCTTCAGCCCCTTTTTGAAACATTATTAATTGAAATTCAAAAGGCTCCATCATTTGGCTAACTATCAAATATGTGATTATAATCAACAAAATTATATAGCTTAGTTAAACAAACTTGCAATCAAATAAAAATCATCATTATGGATTTGGATACGTTTTTATCTTCGGTAAAGGTAAATCCTGCACCAAGTTCTAATAAAAATTTCTCATTGCGATCGCAGATTTTGGGAAATATAGCCTGACACAAAATCTACCCTGCTAGTCTGGAAACGTTATGTCCGCGCCATTTTAGGATTGCGGCGGATTGGGATTTGCGTAACATGAAGAGATCGCTATCTTTACGGAGTTTATCTAATTCCAGTTTTTCGGAATCAGTAAGGGCTGTATTTTGTTGTTTTGACAATAGGGATTCGTAGAGTTCCATTTCTAATTGAGTTTTTTGGCTACGAGCAATTTGCCATAATGAATCGTCATCAAGTCGATCTAAGCTGGCAAGGTCGGTTTGAAATTCTTCGGGTACGTCTTTCCATGTTGGCGGGCTGCCAATTTGTAAGGCTTGTAAAATTATGTCTTCTAGCGATCGCTGTGTTGCTCCAGCCGCGATCGCTAAGCGTTGGTACAATGCTTCTGGTATTTGTAAAGTAACGGTTTCAGCCATATTTTTTGCAAATATTTGAGATTGCCCGAAAATATCAATAGGGTTATTATAATATATTCA
This sequence is a window from Pseudanabaena sp. ABRG5-3. Protein-coding genes within it:
- a CDS encoding AAA family ATPase, with translation MNLFENHRQQITASEAPLADRLRPRHLNEFIGQEHILGQGRLLRRAIQADRLSSLIFYGPPGTGKTTLARIIANTTNAHFIAINAVLAGVKEIREAIETAQTQRGYHNQRTILFVDEVHRFNKSQQDALLPWVENGTIILIGATTENPFFEVNKALVSRSRLFQLKPLTEADLRCVLEQALSDRQRGYGNLKVNVTEEAIAHLANVANGDARSLLNALELAVETTEPDENGAITITLAVAEESIQQRAVLYDKEGDAHFDTISAFIKSVRGSDPDAALYWLAKMIYVGEDPRFILRRLLILASEDIGLADPQAVVVVNACAEAFDRIGLPEGRYHLAQATLYLANAPKSNSLMGFFDAIAAVEQERQSDVPNPLKDGNRDKKGFGHGAGYLYPHAYRDHWIEQQYLPSSLQGQVFYQPSDQGAEAEIKLQVERRREAQLAAMVSGVVIELPEILTFSPTDTKSDRWLQRTIGQAGERLAKIRDRLFSKLSLQRHHVVLNLNAATGLFTWEALRSVPEGGVYALTYQESEAIALQEQAASLPELLRPIVLHGSLTKLPEAIASMQFEAIIGYNALMREHDKLACIQQLANLLQPDGKIALYESIPKHTQRIYRLLDLPDAFGDRWIQAEEAIYANPDDPMTNWDIDDLRSAFEKGGLKVEIEVERITTPMQISTALLNRWFSKSQAKPSYASHLSKFLTDDEIAIAQQLLTSKLLNKTVSWKSSAAIITH
- a CDS encoding type I restriction endonuclease subunit R, whose translation is MQTLAVTEAITTIAEAEGKFGLSRSESKDFFTEWYDQLPEIDSSDRANLEILWRRYIYHSSGGHLLESTVMLLLVSPLLTIAGLYDPPFRIKAEESIAINVSDSEETLQGRIDVLVLRDRLWIIVLESKKKMLSVWSALPQTLAYLMASPNEDLSTFAMLTNGDNIVFVKLEAKQYAMSQVLAPLVNRGELEVAWQVLRKIAEIEV